The Saccharomonospora cyanea NA-134 genome includes a region encoding these proteins:
- a CDS encoding IniB N-terminal domain-containing protein — translation MIHAQGETETEHEVTVSNPADAVPQEQTLYDFVVTLLNDATARAAFAEDPAQALERAGLGDITAEDVQDVIPLVMDYNELPGTDVVGAPEIGAVNGLDGAIAQLRGVAEAAGDRADLAGTTGLESGLGAIAGGGAATLDGASGVLRYDTEAATGEVAGQLSEDGLNIGSYTDSLVGQAAGTGGVGPESAGGMVGVESVVGDAAAMLDVTRDSGYGTVGFESEQVRTGVFGDVSDDSAMGGAGVRTDVVTGEGAARLTDDGYAAGGSLETPFGTYGIEMSQDVSVGIPEVETTGDLADTLDTDTITRGSEAAASTVATYVTSGGAALHGAARSAAEELPVDLPAEIPAGAVPAGVPADLPANLPVDLAGGPAVDEQVLSESRDLDLEIDKPIQVADIDTNLPNVADTVYGVAGELHEVRDGLSTLPNQLGFEVPTDSPEMPDLPVANPMPTPADDAADQVSGGVARVADTVSDSPLGGVAEKGEDLLSGTSGIGDLDLGH, via the coding sequence TTGATCCACGCACAGGGGGAGACGGAGACCGAGCACGAAGTCACCGTCTCCAACCCCGCGGACGCCGTCCCGCAGGAGCAGACGCTGTACGACTTCGTGGTCACGCTGCTCAACGACGCCACGGCGCGCGCCGCGTTCGCGGAGGACCCGGCCCAGGCTCTGGAGAGGGCGGGCCTCGGTGACATCACCGCTGAGGACGTCCAGGACGTGATCCCGCTCGTGATGGACTACAACGAGCTGCCGGGCACGGACGTTGTCGGTGCGCCCGAGATCGGTGCTGTCAACGGCCTCGACGGCGCCATCGCGCAGCTCAGGGGCGTGGCCGAGGCGGCGGGCGACCGCGCGGACCTGGCGGGCACGACGGGTCTGGAATCGGGCCTCGGCGCCATCGCCGGGGGCGGTGCCGCCACCCTCGACGGCGCGTCCGGCGTGCTGCGGTACGACACGGAGGCCGCCACCGGTGAGGTCGCGGGCCAGCTCAGCGAGGACGGTCTGAACATCGGTTCCTACACCGACAGCCTGGTGGGCCAGGCCGCCGGCACGGGCGGTGTCGGCCCGGAGAGCGCGGGCGGCATGGTCGGTGTGGAGAGCGTGGTCGGCGACGCCGCCGCCATGCTGGACGTGACCCGCGACAGCGGGTACGGCACCGTGGGCTTCGAGTCGGAGCAGGTCCGGACCGGAGTGTTCGGTGACGTGAGTGACGACAGCGCCATGGGCGGCGCGGGCGTGCGCACCGACGTGGTGACGGGCGAGGGAGCGGCGCGGCTGACCGACGACGGCTACGCCGCCGGTGGCTCGCTGGAGACGCCGTTCGGCACCTACGGCATCGAGATGTCGCAGGATGTCAGCGTCGGTATCCCCGAGGTCGAGACCACGGGTGACCTGGCCGACACCCTCGACACCGACACGATCACGCGGGGCAGCGAGGCGGCCGCGAGCACGGTGGCGACGTACGTGACCTCCGGCGGCGCGGCACTGCACGGTGCGGCCCGTTCGGCGGCCGAGGAACTGCCCGTCGACCTCCCGGCGGAGATCCCCGCAGGCGCCGTTCCCGCGGGTGTCCCCGCCGATCTGCCCGCGAACCTGCCCGTCGACCTCGCGGGCGGCCCCGCCGTCGACGAGCAGGTGCTCTCGGAGTCGAGGGACCTCGACCTGGAGATCGACAAGCCGATCCAGGTGGCCGACATCGACACGAACCTGCCGAACGTGGCCGACACGGTGTACGGCGTGGCCGGCGAGCTCCACGAGGTTCGCGACGGCCTGTCCACCCTGCCGAACCAGCTCGGCTTCGAGGTGCCCACGGACTCGCCGGAGATGCCCGACCTGCCGGTGGCCAACCCGATGCCGACCCCCGCCGACGACGCCGCGGACCAGGTGAGCGGGGGCGTCGCCCGCGTCGCTGACACCGTGAGTGACAGCCCGCTGGGTGGGGTTGCCGAGAAGGGTGAGGATCTGCTCTCCGGTACCTCGGGAATCGGTGATCTGGACCTCGGTCACTGA
- a CDS encoding Hsp70 family protein, with protein MRYVLGIHLGATRVSAAVCRYRQGGWSPAEVIPLGGPTPWAESVLHVSERGDLSVGHAALQRVATEPERVARAPLHRTGDPVPFVLGELSYPAETLAAGMIGWVADRVAEVEAAHAERIVVTHPPGWSAYRRGLLHEALDAAELPGVLALPSPVAAAECHLARADVEDVEPGRLLAVCAVGGVHVETALLRRTPTGVELLAHNESSEHEAGCRLDDLVVRYVLDRADVDNGDPYAMGRLRAAALAAKERLSTTTDVFVTDTVSLSRQEFEELAAPVLRSAVGRLRSLLTHVPEGQLAAALLVGGSARIPLAAGLARTMLPCPVVVDDDPGTMRCRGAALVARPRPRPRPGAAPDAKPEQTQVAERDDALVPDIGDAPALYDRASRGEDAEPPPRRPPVEITPLQPPRRRFSLARGRGPTEDRDEER; from the coding sequence ATGCGCTATGTCCTGGGGATACACCTCGGTGCCACCCGTGTGAGCGCGGCCGTGTGCCGGTACCGCCAGGGCGGGTGGAGCCCCGCCGAGGTGATCCCCCTCGGGGGCCCCACCCCGTGGGCGGAGTCCGTCCTGCACGTTTCCGAGCGCGGTGACCTTTCTGTGGGCCATGCCGCACTGCAACGTGTCGCGACGGAACCCGAACGGGTGGCCCGAGCGCCGCTGCACCGCACCGGCGATCCGGTGCCGTTCGTGCTGGGTGAGCTCTCCTACCCGGCGGAGACCCTCGCGGCCGGGATGATCGGCTGGGTCGCCGACCGCGTCGCCGAGGTGGAGGCGGCCCACGCCGAACGCATCGTCGTCACTCATCCACCCGGCTGGTCGGCCTACCGGCGTGGGCTGCTGCACGAGGCGCTCGACGCCGCCGAACTCCCCGGTGTGCTGGCGTTGCCGAGTCCCGTGGCCGCCGCGGAATGCCATCTCGCCCGCGCGGACGTCGAGGACGTCGAGCCGGGCCGCCTGCTCGCCGTGTGCGCCGTCGGCGGGGTACACGTGGAGACCGCGCTGCTCCGCCGCACCCCGACGGGTGTCGAACTGCTCGCCCACAACGAGTCCTCGGAGCACGAGGCGGGCTGCAGGCTCGACGACCTCGTGGTGCGGTACGTCCTCGACCGGGCGGACGTCGACAACGGCGACCCGTACGCCATGGGCAGGCTGCGGGCGGCGGCTCTCGCCGCGAAGGAACGGCTTTCGACCACGACCGACGTGTTCGTCACCGACACGGTGTCGCTGAGCAGGCAGGAGTTCGAGGAACTCGCGGCGCCGGTGCTGCGCTCCGCCGTCGGAAGACTCCGCTCCCTGCTGACCCACGTCCCCGAAGGGCAGCTCGCGGCGGCGCTTCTGGTGGGAGGCAGCGCGAGGATCCCCCTTGCCGCAGGGCTCGCGCGCACCATGCTGCCCTGCCCTGTCGTGGTCGACGACGATCCCGGCACGATGCGGTGCCGGGGAGCGGCGCTGGTGGCTCGGCCGAGGCCCCGCCCCCGACCGGGCGCCGCACCCGACGCGAAACCGGAACAGACACAGGTGGCCGAGCGCGACGACGCGCTCGTGCCGGACATCGGAGACGCACCCGCGTTGTACGACCGGGCGAGCCGCGGTGAGGACGCCGAGCCGCCACCACGGCGACCACCGGTGGAGATCACGCCGCTGCAGCCGCCCCGCCGGCGGTTCTCGCTGGCCCGTGGGCGCGGCCCGACCGAAGACCGAGACGAGGAACGTTGA
- a CDS encoding helix-turn-helix transcriptional regulator: AATAFVHKGQLERASELYRWSGTRLSRVHSALVAVRNGKLAEAESLLDTPTGDEPPTLVGTAMTALVRGTVESVTAGPTLALSTLADAAEALDPVGRSLFLPDTPAAVGALVGMQCGELSLAETLLDHAIEADSGGRTARTRHRLLSAWTAMLRGDTDTADRTLKAVGCELSPRDWLLAVGLRAGVARRSSDLAALRELWNDVREAVIRLRVELFTILPFGELAVAAARLGERERLSHQLGRARNLLNALGEPPLWSASLHWSGLHAAITADQRDEAAEHARALSRCADRSSDHTGYHRALAEAAGCWIDTLGGTVDAARVDAAARALHAAGLRWDAARLAGQAAIRTTDRAAMVALLECARALQGTSPSGTAQPAPRPEVGVLSERERQVAELVVSGLTYRQVGDRLFISAKTVEHHMARMRQRLGATSRADLLAQLRELVTTNSPGGRSPGRRPRAT, translated from the coding sequence GCCGCCACCGCGTTCGTCCACAAAGGCCAGCTCGAACGCGCGAGCGAGCTGTACCGGTGGTCGGGCACCCGGCTCTCCCGCGTCCACTCCGCCCTCGTCGCGGTGCGGAACGGAAAGCTGGCCGAGGCGGAGTCGCTGCTCGACACGCCGACTGGGGACGAACCTCCGACGCTGGTCGGCACGGCCATGACGGCGCTGGTTCGGGGAACGGTCGAGTCGGTGACCGCAGGACCGACGCTCGCGCTGTCCACACTGGCCGATGCGGCGGAAGCCCTCGATCCCGTGGGACGGTCACTGTTCCTGCCCGACACCCCCGCCGCCGTGGGAGCGCTCGTCGGAATGCAGTGCGGGGAGTTGTCACTGGCCGAGACGTTGCTCGACCACGCCATCGAGGCCGACAGCGGAGGTCGCACCGCCCGCACCCGTCACCGGCTGCTGTCGGCGTGGACCGCGATGCTCAGGGGCGACACGGACACGGCCGACCGCACGCTCAAGGCGGTCGGCTGCGAGCTGTCCCCCCGCGACTGGCTCCTCGCCGTCGGGCTCCGAGCGGGCGTGGCCCGCAGGTCCAGCGACCTGGCCGCGCTGCGCGAACTCTGGAACGACGTGCGCGAGGCCGTGATCCGGCTGCGGGTCGAGCTGTTCACCATCCTGCCGTTCGGTGAACTCGCCGTCGCTGCCGCGCGCCTCGGCGAGCGTGAACGTCTCAGCCACCAGCTCGGACGCGCGCGGAACCTGCTGAACGCACTCGGCGAGCCGCCCCTGTGGTCGGCCTCGCTGCACTGGAGTGGCCTGCACGCGGCCATCACCGCCGATCAACGGGACGAGGCGGCCGAGCACGCGCGGGCGCTGTCGCGCTGCGCCGACCGCAGTTCCGACCACACCGGCTACCACCGGGCCCTCGCCGAGGCCGCCGGATGCTGGATCGACACTCTCGGCGGGACCGTCGACGCCGCCCGTGTCGACGCGGCGGCCAGGGCACTGCACGCGGCGGGACTGCGCTGGGACGCCGCGCGGCTCGCCGGGCAGGCCGCCATCCGCACCACCGACCGCGCCGCGATGGTGGCTCTGCTCGAATGCGCCCGCGCGTTGCAGGGCACCTCGCCGTCGGGTACCGCACAACCCGCGCCCCGGCCCGAGGTCGGTGTGCTCAGCGAACGCGAACGCCAGGTGGCGGAGCTGGTCGTGTCCGGTCTGACGTACCGGCAGGTCGGCGACCGGCTGTTCATCTCGGCCAAGACGGTCGAACACCACATGGCGCGGATGCGGCAGCGACTCGGTGCCACCAGCAGAGCCGACCTGCTGGCTCAGTTACGCGAGCTCGTCACGACGAACTCGCCCGGCGGACGATCACCTGGTCGTCGGCCGCGCGCCACGTGA